One segment of Hippopotamus amphibius kiboko isolate mHipAmp2 chromosome 4, mHipAmp2.hap2, whole genome shotgun sequence DNA contains the following:
- the TSGA13 gene encoding testis-specific gene 13 protein, translating to MGQRRQTKFQYGKSKTSRTSPVKFEKETIVDSDEIFDAVGQSNFVLENLHHYTVHPNLAQYYEPLKPTALHKFLARNRKIQSFTLKVTEYDQDKTSLIMTNNPLACPIDHQGKDITPKYFSKELLLKESHQHKPTENFFLPLMSQKKKLRSGLKPIFPMTLLEDPKSKQEQWFRFSTDKDFKSEGKYSKVYALRKQKKMYPQLNFAPVSKRDPRRDVSKKSGSDLPTSQMIWEPLTLSSLLDEKPTRTAPGESAFRNGSAQQWIIKNATVIK from the exons ATGGGCCAAAGGAGACAGACCAA GTTTCAATATGGCAAATCAAAGACTTCAAGAACTAGCCCAGTTaaatttgagaaagaaacaaTTGTTGACAGTGATGAG ATTTTTGATGCAGTCGGGCAATCAAACTTTGTCCTAGAGAACCTTCACCATTACACAGTCCACCCAAATTTG GCCCAGTACTATGAGCCTTTGAAGCCCACTGCACTGCATAAATTCCTGGCTCGAAACAGGAAAATTCAAAGCTTCACGTTAAAAGTAACAGAGTATGATCAGGATAAGACCTCATTGATTATGACTAACAACCCACTTGCCTGCCCAATCGACCATCAAGGAAAAGACATCACACCAAAATACTTTTCCAAGGAGTTACTGCTCAAG GAAAGTCATCAGCACAAGCCCACTGAGAACTTTTTCCTACCTCTGATGtctcagaaaaaaaagttaagatcTGGGCTGAAACCAATCTTCCCTATGACACTGTTGGAGGACCCTAAATCCAAGCAAGAACAATGGTTTAG ATTTTCCACGGACAAGGATTTCAAGAGTGAAGGGAAGTATTCAAAGGTCTATGctttgagaaaacagaaaaaaatgtacccTCAGCTCAACTTTGCTCCAGTCAGTAAAAGAGATCCGAGGCGTGACG TCTCCAAGAAGTCAGGGAGCGACCTGCCAACTTCCCAGATGATTTGGGAGCCATTAACCCTTTCATCACTCCTGGACGAGAAGCCCACCAGAACCGCGCCGGGAGAGAGCGCGTTCCGCAATGGAAGTGCCCAGCAGTGGATTATAAAAAACGCCACTGTCATTAAGTGA